In Manis pentadactyla isolate mManPen7 chromosome 8, mManPen7.hap1, whole genome shotgun sequence, the following are encoded in one genomic region:
- the FBXL15 gene encoding F-box/LRR-repeat protein 15 isoform X1, whose amino-acid sequence MEPSGGEQEPGAVRLLDLPWEDVLLPHVLSRVPLRQLLRLQRVSRAFRALVQLHLAGLRRFDAAQVGPHIPRAALAWLLRDAEGLQELALAPCHEWLSDEDLVPVLARSPQLRSVALAGCGQLSRRALGALAEGCPRLQRLSLAHCDWVDGLALRGLADRCPALEELDLTACRQLKDEAIVYLAQRRGAGLRSLSLAVNANVGDAAIQELARNCPELQHLDLTGCLRVGSDGVRTLAEYCPVLRSLRVRHCHHVAEHSLSRLRKRGVDIDVEPPLHQALVLLQDMAGFAPFVNLQV is encoded by the exons ATGGAGCCGTCCGGAGGGGAGCAAGAGCCCGGAGCCGTCAG GCTTCTGGACCTGCCCTGGGAAGACGTGCTACTCCCACACGTCCTGAGCCGGGTACCGCTGCGCCAGCTACTTCGGCTGCAGCGAGTCAGCCGGGCCTTCCGGGCACTAGTGCAGCTGCACCTTGCGGGGCTGCGCCGCTTTGACGCTGCTCAG GTGGGTCCGCATATCCCGCGGGCCGCATTGGCCTGGCTGCTGCGGGACGCCGAGGGGTTACAGGAGCTGGCGCTGGCGCCGTGTCACGAATGGCTGTCGGACGAGGATCTGGTGCCGGTGCTGGCGCGGAGTCCGCAGCTGCGGAGTGTGGCGCTGGCCGGCTGCGGACAACTGAGCCGCCGCGCGCTGGGGGCGCTGGCCGAAGGCTGCCCCCGCCTGCAGCGCCTGTCTCTTGCACACTGTGACTGGGTAGACGGTCTGGCACTGCGCGGCCTCGCCGACCGCTGTCCGGCCCTTGAGGAGCTGGACCTCACCGCCTGCCGTCAGCTCAAGGATGAGGCCATAGTGTACCTGGCGCAGAGGCGCGGCGCGGGCCTCCGCAGCCTCTCGCTGGCGGTCAATGCCAATGTGGGGGACGCCGCCATCCAGGAATTGGCTCGAAACTGCCCGGAACTCCAGCACCTCGACTTAACCGGCTGCCTCCGCGTGGGAAGCGACGGCGTCAG GACATTGGCTGAGTACTGCCCTGTGCTACGCTCCCTGCGGGTGCGGCACTGCCACCATGTGGCCGAGCACAGCCTGAGCCGCTTGCGGAAGCGCGGCGTGGACATCGACGTGGAGCCACCGCTGCATCAGGCCCTGGTACTGCTGCAGGACATGGCGGGCTTTGCACCCTTTGTCAACCTGCAGGTCTGA
- the FBXL15 gene encoding F-box/LRR-repeat protein 15 isoform X2 — MEPSGGEQEPGAVRLLDLPWEDVLLPHVLSRVPLRQLLRLQRVSRAFRALVQLHLAGLRRFDAAQVGPHIPRAALAWLLRDAEGLQELALAPCHEWLSDEDLVPVLARSPQLRSVALAGCGQLSRRALGALAEGCPRLQRLSLAHCDWVDGLALRGLADRCPALEELDLTACRQLKDEAIVYLAQRRGAGLRSLSLAVNANVGDAAIQELARNCPELQHLDLTGCLRVGSDGVSLTPLLPQDIG, encoded by the exons ATGGAGCCGTCCGGAGGGGAGCAAGAGCCCGGAGCCGTCAG GCTTCTGGACCTGCCCTGGGAAGACGTGCTACTCCCACACGTCCTGAGCCGGGTACCGCTGCGCCAGCTACTTCGGCTGCAGCGAGTCAGCCGGGCCTTCCGGGCACTAGTGCAGCTGCACCTTGCGGGGCTGCGCCGCTTTGACGCTGCTCAG GTGGGTCCGCATATCCCGCGGGCCGCATTGGCCTGGCTGCTGCGGGACGCCGAGGGGTTACAGGAGCTGGCGCTGGCGCCGTGTCACGAATGGCTGTCGGACGAGGATCTGGTGCCGGTGCTGGCGCGGAGTCCGCAGCTGCGGAGTGTGGCGCTGGCCGGCTGCGGACAACTGAGCCGCCGCGCGCTGGGGGCGCTGGCCGAAGGCTGCCCCCGCCTGCAGCGCCTGTCTCTTGCACACTGTGACTGGGTAGACGGTCTGGCACTGCGCGGCCTCGCCGACCGCTGTCCGGCCCTTGAGGAGCTGGACCTCACCGCCTGCCGTCAGCTCAAGGATGAGGCCATAGTGTACCTGGCGCAGAGGCGCGGCGCGGGCCTCCGCAGCCTCTCGCTGGCGGTCAATGCCAATGTGGGGGACGCCGCCATCCAGGAATTGGCTCGAAACTGCCCGGAACTCCAGCACCTCGACTTAACCGGCTGCCTCCGCGTGGGAAGCGACGGCGTCAG TCTCACCCCGCTCCTCCCCCAGGACATTGGCTGA
- the CUEDC2 gene encoding CUE domain-containing protein 2 isoform X2 — protein MELERIVSAALLAFVQTYLPEADLSGLDEVIFSYVLGVLEDLGPSGPSEENFDMEAFTEMMEAYVPGFAHIPRGTIGDMMQKLSEQLSGARNKENLQLQSSEVQGQGPISPEPLQWSEKLKEETRSSPAADTKDEAASAEDELLPGVDVLLEVFPTCSMEQAQWVLAKARGDLEEAVQMLVEGKEEGTPAWDGPNQDLPRRLRGPQKDELKSFILQKYMMVDSAEDEKIHRPMAPREAPKKLIRYIDNQVVSTKGERFKDVRNPEAEEMKATYINLKPARKYRFH, from the exons ATGGAGCTGGAGAGGATTGTCAGTGCAGCCCTCCTTGCCTTTGTCCAGACGTACCTCCCAGAGGCGGACCTCAG TGGCTTGGATGAGGTAATCTTCTCCTATGTGCTTGGGGTCCTGGAGGACCTGGGCCCCTCAGGCCCGTCCGAGGAAAACTTTGATATGGAGGCCTTCACTGAGATGATGGAGGCCTATGTGCCTGGCTTCGCGCACATCCCAAG GGGTACAATAGGGGACATGATGCAGAAGCTCTCAGAACAGTTGAGTGGTGCCAGGAACAAAG AGAACCTGCAACTGCAGAGCTCTGAGGTCCAAGGTCAGGGGCCCATCTCCCCAGAGCCCCTGCAGTGGTCTGAAAAGCTCAAAGAAGAGACTAGGTCTTCTCCTGCTGCTGATACCAAAGATGAG GCAGCCAGTGCTGAGGACGAGCTGCTGCCCGGGGTGGATGTCCTTCTGGAGGTGTTCCCTACCTGCTCCATGGAGCAGGCTCAGTGGGTGCTGGCCAAAGCTCGGGGGGACTTGGAAGAAGCTGTGCAGATGCTGGtagaggggaaggaggagggaacgCCAGCCTGGGATGGCCCCAACCAG GACCTGCCCAGGCGTCTCAGAGGCCCCCAAAAGGATGAGCTGAAGTCCTTCATCCTGCAGAA GTACATGATGGTGGATAGTGCAGAGGATGAGAAGATTCACCGGCCCATGGCTCCCAGGGAG GCCCCCAAGAAGCTGATCCGATACATCGACAACCAGGTAGTAAGTACCAAAGGGGAGCGTTTCAAAGATGTGCGGAACCCTGAGGCGGAGGAGATGAAGGCCACATACATCAACCTCAAGCCAGCCAGAAAGTACCGCTTCCACTGA
- the CUEDC2 gene encoding CUE domain-containing protein 2 isoform X1, whose amino-acid sequence MELERIVSAALLAFVQTYLPEADLSGLDEVIFSYVLGVLEDLGPSGPSEENFDMEAFTEMMEAYVPGFAHIPRGTIGDMMQKLSEQLSGARNKENLQLQSSEVQGQGPISPEPLQWSEKLKEETRSSPAADTKDEAASAEDELLPGVDVLLEVFPTCSMEQAQWVLAKARGDLEEAVQMLVEGKEEGTPAWDGPNQLLLSLQDLPRRLRGPQKDELKSFILQKYMMVDSAEDEKIHRPMAPREAPKKLIRYIDNQVVSTKGERFKDVRNPEAEEMKATYINLKPARKYRFH is encoded by the exons ATGGAGCTGGAGAGGATTGTCAGTGCAGCCCTCCTTGCCTTTGTCCAGACGTACCTCCCAGAGGCGGACCTCAG TGGCTTGGATGAGGTAATCTTCTCCTATGTGCTTGGGGTCCTGGAGGACCTGGGCCCCTCAGGCCCGTCCGAGGAAAACTTTGATATGGAGGCCTTCACTGAGATGATGGAGGCCTATGTGCCTGGCTTCGCGCACATCCCAAG GGGTACAATAGGGGACATGATGCAGAAGCTCTCAGAACAGTTGAGTGGTGCCAGGAACAAAG AGAACCTGCAACTGCAGAGCTCTGAGGTCCAAGGTCAGGGGCCCATCTCCCCAGAGCCCCTGCAGTGGTCTGAAAAGCTCAAAGAAGAGACTAGGTCTTCTCCTGCTGCTGATACCAAAGATGAG GCAGCCAGTGCTGAGGACGAGCTGCTGCCCGGGGTGGATGTCCTTCTGGAGGTGTTCCCTACCTGCTCCATGGAGCAGGCTCAGTGGGTGCTGGCCAAAGCTCGGGGGGACTTGGAAGAAGCTGTGCAGATGCTGGtagaggggaaggaggagggaacgCCAGCCTGGGATGGCCCCAACCAG CTCTTGCTCTCTCTGCAGGACCTGCCCAGGCGTCTCAGAGGCCCCCAAAAGGATGAGCTGAAGTCCTTCATCCTGCAGAA GTACATGATGGTGGATAGTGCAGAGGATGAGAAGATTCACCGGCCCATGGCTCCCAGGGAG GCCCCCAAGAAGCTGATCCGATACATCGACAACCAGGTAGTAAGTACCAAAGGGGAGCGTTTCAAAGATGTGCGGAACCCTGAGGCGGAGGAGATGAAGGCCACATACATCAACCTCAAGCCAGCCAGAAAGTACCGCTTCCACTGA